One Ramlibacter agri genomic window, TGGAAGCCGCCGGCGCCAAGGTGGCGGGCTCCGTCAGCAAGAAGACCGACTACGTGGTCGCGGGTGCGGAAGCCGGCAGCAAGCTGGACAAGGCCCGCGAGCTGGGCGTGGCGGTGCTGGACGAAGACGGGCTGCGCCAACTGCTCGCGTCCTGAGGCGCGGCGGTATGCTCGCCGCATGACCGTTCGCGAAATCCTGAAGATGGGCGATCCGCGCCTGCTGCGCGTGGCGCAGCCCGTGCGCGCCTTCGACACGCCTCAGCTGGCGCAGCTCATTGCCGACATGCAGGACACCATGGCCGCCGCCAATGGCGCCGGCCTGGCCGCGCCGCAGATCGGCGTCGACCTGCAGCTGGTGATCTTCGGCACGGACGCGCCGAACCCGCGCTATCCTGATGCGCCAGTGGTGCCGCGCACCGTGCTGCTCAACCCGGTGATCACGCCGCTGGCCGGCGAGGAGGAGGAAGACTGGGAAGGCTGCCTCTCCGTGCCCGGCCTGCGCGCGATGGTGCCGCGCTGGCGGCGGATCCGCTACACCGGCGTCGACCCGCAGGGCCAGCCGATCGCCCGCGAGGCCGAGGGCTTCCACGCCCGCGTGGTGCAGCACGAATGCGACCACCTGGTGGGCAAGCTGTACCCGATGCGGGTGCGCGACTTCACGAAGTTCGGCTTCACCGAAGTGCTGTTCCCCGGGCTGGACGCGCCGGCCGACG contains:
- the def gene encoding peptide deformylase gives rise to the protein MTVREILKMGDPRLLRVAQPVRAFDTPQLAQLIADMQDTMAAANGAGLAAPQIGVDLQLVIFGTDAPNPRYPDAPVVPRTVLLNPVITPLAGEEEEDWEGCLSVPGLRAMVPRWRRIRYTGVDPQGQPIAREAEGFHARVVQHECDHLVGKLYPMRVRDFTKFGFTEVLFPGLDAPADD